A genomic region of Papaver somniferum cultivar HN1 chromosome 7, ASM357369v1, whole genome shotgun sequence contains the following coding sequences:
- the LOC113295022 gene encoding uncharacterized protein LOC113295022 codes for MNAPMTFDAEDVKDDMEDHNNPLVLTLPIAGCNIRKVLIDGGRSVNVLFYDTFKRMELNDEQMMSSYYNIYGFNGAPMKPLGDIVMQVNAGPMKVDTRFSVVDAPSPYNAIII; via the coding sequence ATGAATGCTCCGATGACTTTCGACGCTGAGGATGTCAAGGATGACATGGAGGATCACAACAACCCCTTGGTTCTCACATTACCCATCGCGGGGTGCAATATCAGGAAGGTCCTCATCGACGGAGGGAGATCGGTCAATGTACTGTtttatgacacgttcaaacgaaTGGAGCTGAATGACGAGCAGATGATGTCTTCGTACTATaacatctacggattcaatggggcCCCAATGAAGCCTTTAGGAGACATTGTGATGCAAGTGAACGCAGGACCGATGAAGGTTGATACACGATTCAGTGTAGTAGACGCTCCTTCTCCTTACAATGCCATCATCATCTGA